Proteins encoded by one window of Acinonyx jubatus isolate Ajub_Pintada_27869175 chromosome X, VMU_Ajub_asm_v1.0, whole genome shotgun sequence:
- the LOC106981840 gene encoding LOW QUALITY PROTEIN: spindlin-3-like (The sequence of the model RefSeq protein was modified relative to this genomic sequence to represent the inferred CDS: inserted 2 bases in 1 codon), whose translation MKTPFGKASPFAGQPSRTGTEHTSVSVTMMKRKAAHKKHRSRPTSQHQRSIVGCRSRQGWKDGDESLTQWKGTILDQLLDDYKDGDLRILRDSNDSPPAEREQGEVVDSLAGKXVEYAKDDGSKRTGMIIQQVETKPSVYFIKFDDDFHIYVYDLLKTC comes from the exons ATGAAGACCCCATTTGGAAAGGCGTCCCCATTTGCAGGACAGCCGTCTAGGACAGGCACAGAACATACCAGTGTGTCTGTTACCATGATGAAGAGAAAAGCTGCCCACAAGAAGCATAGGAGCAGGCCCACCTCCCAGCATCAGAGGAGCATCGTGGGCTGCAGAAGTCGGCAAGGATGGAAAGATGGAGATGAATCTCTAACACAGTGGAAAGGAACCATTCTGGATCAG CTCTTAGATGATTATAAAGATGGTGACCTACGCATCCTTCGAGATTCCAATGATTCTCCTCctgcagagagagaacaaggagaaGTTGTGGACAGTCTAGCAGGCAA TGTAGAATATGCCAAAGATGATGGCTCCAAGAGAACTGGCATGATCATTCAACAAGTAGAAACAAAACCCTCTGTGTACTTCATCAAATTTGATGATGATTTCCATATCTATGTCTATGATTTACTAAAAACATGTTAA